TCGCGGGGACCGCGCACAGCGCGCTCGCCGCAGCGGCGAGCAGGAACGTACGACGAACCATCCGGAAATCTCCTGGTAACGGAAAGGGGCAGCCTTGGTAATTTAGCGCCCGGCGAAGCTCTGCAGCACCCGCACCGTATTCAGGTGCACCTGCACCGTGTCCCGCACGTCCCGGCCATACCCGCCGGACATGGTGGCACACACCGGCACCCCGATCTCCCGGCACATATTCAGCACGAAGCCGTCGCGGCGGTACAGCCCCTCGAAGGTCAGCTTGAGGCGCCCCAGCTTGTCGCCTTCATGCGGATCGGCGCCGGCCAGATACACCACCAGGTCGGGGCGCGCGTCGCGCAGCACCGCGGGCAGATGCGTCTCGAGTTGCGTGAGATACTCCGCATCGCCGGTGCCGTCGTCGAGTTCGACATCGCGCGTGCCCGGCACCTTGTGGAACGGAAAGTTCTTGGCGCCGTGCATGCTGAACGTGTACACCTGCGCGTCGCCGGCAAAGCAGCCATGCGTGCCGTTCCCCTGATGCACATCGAGATCGATGATGGCCACGCGACGGACACGCCCGTCGCGCTGCAGCCGGCGGATCGCCACCGCCACGTCGTTGAAGGTACAGAACCCTTCGCCGCGATCCGGGAACGCGTGGTGTGTACCGCCCGCCAGGTTCATCGCCACGCCGTGCCGCAACGCCGACTCGGCCGCCTCGCACGTCCCCTGCACCACCCGGTACGCGCGCTCCACGAAACTCTCCGACCACGGCAACCCGATCCGCCGCTGCTCCGCCGCCGGCAGCGTGCCGTTGGTGATGTGATCCACGTACTCGCGTGTGTGCACCAGCAACAGATCGTCCACGCTAACCCGCTGCGGGTCGTGCAGCCGCTCGGGTGGCACGAGTCCCTCGCTCAGTACGCCCTCCCGCAATAGCTGATACTTGGACATCGGAAACCGATGCCCGTCAGGGAGCTCGATGGCGTACTTGGATGACGACCAGAGGTGGAGCATGCCTAAACGCTAACGTCGGTACTTGGAAAAGATGACACAGGGCAAAAGAGAAAAAGAGAAAAAGAGTTTCTCCTTTTCTCCTCTTCTCTTTGCCTCTGTGTGATCAGTTCAGCAGTCTATGGAAGCCATACGAAACTCACCGACCCGCCTTCTCCAGCTCGGTCGCCATGCGCGTGTAGAAGCGGAGTTCCGACCGCTGATCCGACGTCGGCGCACCAGTGTAGCGCGCCACGGCGCCGTAGAGTCCCGAGATCCGCGCGCTCAACTCGCTCGACTGACGCTTGCCGTCGCGCGTGGCCGCATCCGTGCCGGTCTTGGCCCGCCACCGCTCGGCAACCGATGCATGCGACGTCGCCAAGGCCGCGATCTCGCGATGGAACGCCGTCCAGGCCGCCCGTTCGGCGCGCGACACCGCGATGCGCGGGTCATCCTTCACCACCACGCGCTGCTGTTGCGACTTGCCGCCGGAGGACAGCCGCACGGTGTACGTACCGGGCAACACCAGCGGCCCCGGCGTCGTCGCGCTCGGCCCTGCATCATCATCTTCACCACCGCCACTACGAATGGGCAACTCGGCGTAGCGCAGATTCCACACGATGCGGTTCACGCCACGAACACTCGGCGGCTTGAGCGCTTGTACGGTGCGACCGGCGCTGTCGAGCACCGTGAGCTCCACCGCCGTTCCCGCGTCGCGCACCCAATAGTCGATCAGCGCGCCATTGGCCGGGTTCTCGCCACGGAAGATCATGTCGCCTGTGTGCGGACGCAGATTCGTGGTGCGGATCTGCATGGCTGGCTGCATGCTGAACAAATGCGCCGCGCTGGCGGCCACGGCCGGCGTGAGCTCCTGCAGCGCGTTGATCTGGTCGAGAATCCACAAGCCGCGCGCGTGCGACGCCAGAATCAGGGTGTTGTCGCGCGCCTGAATCGTGATGTCGTTGAACGGCATCGTCGGCATGTTGTTGCGCAGCGGCAGCCACTGTCCGCCCGCATCGGGCGAAATGAACACGCCGAACTCAGTGGCGACATAGAGCAGCTTCGGGTTGCGCGGATCCTCTCGGACCGTGCGCGTTACGCGATTGGCCGGCAGCCCCGCATCGATGCGACGCCACGAGGTACCGAAGTCGGTGGTGACGTACACGTAGTTCGTGAAGTCGTTGCTGCGATGGTTGTCGACCACGACGTACGCCGTGCCCGCCGCATGACGTGACGCTTCCACGCCGGCGAACCACGAATCCTTGGGTAGTCCCGGAAAGCGGGTTTGCACATCGGTGAACGTGGCGCCGCCATCACGCGACACACGGAAACGACCATCGTCGGTACCGACGTACAGCACACCCCTCATGCGCGGCGATTCGGCCAGCGCCGTGACACCCGGGAAATACGGCACGCCGTCGTCGAGCGACAGCGTGTTCTCACCCGGCAGGCGTCCCATAAGTGGCAGTCGCGAGCGATCCACGCCCGTACTCATATCACCGAGATCCTTCCAGGTGCGTCCGCTGTTCACCGACTTGAACAGATGCTGCCCACCGGCGTACACCGTGGCCGTATCGTGCGGCGAGATGATGAACGGCGCATCCCAGTTGGCCGGATGCATCGCGTTGCCTAATACCTGTTCGGCGCCCCGCTTGCCCCATGTTTCCCAGTTACGACGACCGGCGATGTGTCCGGTGGAATCCCCGGGGCGGATGTCCTGCACTTCCCACGTCTTCGTGTCGTTGCGCTGCAACCCCAGGAACTGCGAGGCCGAGTACACCGTGCGCGGGTTGAGCGGATTCGGCGTCACGTGAAAGCCGTCGCCGCCGCAGAGGCGCGAGAAGTGATCGTTCAGCACGCCACTCGTGGTCCAGCTGGCGCTCGGTCCCATCCAGCAACCGTTGTCCTGCAAACCGCCGTACACGTTGAACGGCACCGCGTTGTCGGTGGTCACACGATAGAACTGCGACAGGGGGAGCGAGGTGACGTACAGGAACTTGTTGCCGCGATCGTAGCTGATGCCGATGCCGCCGTCGTCGAGCTTCACCACGTGACGACTGTTGCTCGGATTCACCCACACGAAGCGGTCGTCGCCATGCGTGGTGGTGCGCGGGGCGGTGAACGTCTTGCCGCCGTTGTCGCTGAACGAATAGGCGTTCAGCATGTAGATGCGCTGATCATCATTCGGATCGATGATGACCTGACTGGCGTACATCGGGCGCGGATTCCAGTCGCTCATGAACGTCCACGTGGCGCCGGCGTCTTCACTGCGATACACGCCCGCCTTGCGCACGATGTACGCCGTGCTCGCGTTGTAGCGCGCGCCCTGCTCGATGCTGACGGTGAGGATTTTCGGATTCTTGCGATACACTCCAATGCCGATGCGGCCGTACTCGCCCTCGGGCAGGCCGTGTCCCGTGAGCTTGGTCCACGTTATGCCGGCGTCGGTGCTCTTCCAGAGCGCGCTGCCGGGACCACCGCCGTCGAAGCCGTACGCGCTGCGACGACGCTGATACGTGGAGGCATAGAGCACATTCGGGTCGTTCCAGTCCATTGCCACATCGGTGGCGCCCGTCTCGTCGTCCACGAACAGCGTGCGCGTCCAAGTGCGTCCGCCGTCGGTGGTGCGATAGAGCCCGCGATCCCCGCCGGCGCCCCATACCGATCCCTGCGCCGCCACGTACGCGATGTTCGGATCGCGCGGGTGTAGTTGAATGCGTCCGATGTGCATGCTGGTGGGCAGTCCCATGTTCTGCCACGAGACGCCGCCGTCGCTGCTCTTGTACACGCCGTCGCCCCAGCCCACGCTCTGGCGGCTGGCGCGCTCGCCGGTGCCCACCCAGATGATCTGTGGGTTGGGCTGAAACACGGCGACATCGCCAATCGAATGCACCGGCGCCTCGAAGGTCGAGCTCCACGTCACGCCGTTGTCGTTGGTGCGCCAGAGCCCGCCGGTGGCACCCGCCACGTACCAGGTGCTCGGGTTCGACTCGACGACATCCATGTCGACCACGCGGCCGCTCATGGACGCGGGACCGATATTCCGCAGGCGAAGGCCGCCGAGGTCAGCCGCAGATACCGACGTTGTCGGCTGGGCGTGCAGAGCGGCAGGGAGGGCCCACAGCAGGGCCGGGAGCAGCAAACGAGAAGGACGGACGCGCATAGGGCACCAGGGTCGGCGGGAGACAGGTGAACGCCGGAGC
This genomic window from Gemmatimonas sp. contains:
- a CDS encoding histone deacetylase, which encodes MLHLWSSSKYAIELPDGHRFPMSKYQLLREGVLSEGLVPPERLHDPQRVSVDDLLLVHTREYVDHITNGTLPAAEQRRIGLPWSESFVERAYRVVQGTCEAAESALRHGVAMNLAGGTHHAFPDRGEGFCTFNDVAVAIRRLQRDGRVRRVAIIDLDVHQGNGTHGCFAGDAQVYTFSMHGAKNFPFHKVPGTRDVELDDGTGDAEYLTQLETHLPAVLRDARPDLVVYLAGADPHEGDKLGRLKLTFEGLYRRDGFVLNMCREIGVPVCATMSGGYGRDVRDTVQVHLNTVRVLQSFAGR